The sequence CCTGACCATCATGACGATAGGGTACAAAATAGCTCAAAGCTAAAGCCAAAAATATTTTCTATTTAAATTCCTTGGTAAATCCTCTATATTCAAACACCGATATTGCTTCTATTTGCCTACTCCCTTACCCTTACATCCATTTTTTAACTCTTGTGGGTAAAGATGAGCGCAAGGGGAGGAGGGTTTTATTTGAGCATCCTTTCGAGCAAGGCTAAACCCCGCTCCAACAATCCCCGAGTTTCGCCATTCAAACCTAGGAGCGGGATTTATTCCCGCCCGAATCATTCTGCAATTGGCGCGAAGAAAATTGGAAATTATCTGCCCGGGTTGGTTTCTGGTGTCAGGGAGGCGTTTAAAAAGTGATGTATTGATAAAAGTATTGAGAAAAAGCATCAAAGGGTTAAGCGAAATCGCTTAGCCCCTTGATTTTATTTGGTCGGGGCGAGAGGATTTGAACCTCCGACTTCTTGCTCCCAAAGCAAGCGCGCTGCCAGGCTGCGCCACGCCCCGAAATTATTATTCGATTTTCCTTTGTCTAGTCCTGCAAGCGGCTGCGCACCCAGTTCTGATAGGCTTGCAGGCCCTTAACCAGCGCCCGAGTGATGGCGTCCCGGTAAGCCTGGCTCAAAAGCCTTCTTTCCTCTTCCGGATTGGTCAAGTACCCCACCTCAATCAGCACCGCCGGGCGGGCCGCGCCAGCCAGTACAGACAACGGCAGCCCCAGCACCTCCCGACTCCTGATCCGAAGCACCTCACTTAAGGCCTGGTTGACTTCACCGGCCAGCCGCCGACTGGAAATAATAAAAGGGCTCTGCGCCAGGGCCCATTCCACGGGCTGCCCCGGGGCTGGCGGTTTCAAGGATACCCGATCCGCCAGGCCCTCTTGAAGGCTGTAATCCTGAAAAAAAACTCCGAAACCGGACTGCGCCCGCTGGGCCGCCCCCCCGGCGTGGAGGGACAGGAAAAGGTGCCCCTTGACGCGATTCACCACCGCGGTCCTTTCAGCCAAACTGGGATTTTCATCCCCGGTCCGGGTCAAAAAAACCCGCACCCCAAGCTCATCTTCCAGAACCATTTTAAGCTGACGGGCAAGCGCCAGGGTCAGGCGGCTTTCCGTCAGCCCGGTGGGGCCGGTCACACCAGTGTCCTCTCCGCCGTGGCCCGGATCAATGACCACCCGTTCTACGGTTTCTGACACCTGGCCCTGAAGCCGCTCAGCCTCTTCTGCCGCTATTGGCGAAGTGGCATAACAAAAGGCCGTAAGAGCCAGGAATATCACAGAATAAA comes from Deltaproteobacteria bacterium and encodes:
- a CDS encoding N-acetylmuramoyl-L-alanine amidase, producing MSRSRVPCLIKFLTLPEGHDFIRRGLTVRVYSVIFLALTAFCYATSPIAAEEAERLQGQVSETVERVVIDPGHGGEDTGVTGPTGLTESRLTLALARQLKMVLEDELGVRVFLTRTGDENPSLAERTAVVNRVKGHLFLSLHAGGAAQRAQSGFGVFFQDYSLQEGLADRVSLKPPAPGQPVEWALAQSPFIISSRRLAGEVNQALSEVLRIRSREVLGLPLSVLAGAARPAVLIEVGYLTNPEEERRLLSQAYRDAITRALVKGLQAYQNWVRSRLQD